In Myxococcus stipitatus, a single window of DNA contains:
- a CDS encoding efflux RND transporter periplasmic adaptor subunit, giving the protein MKVVSEARGELAVASPEVAEEEGRKRRMPWWGWALAAVVVAGGAWVVRARSQPEDAAAAFQTARVEPRRITAKVTATGTLSALVTVQVGSQVSGRILELNVDFNSPVKKGQVIARIDPQLFQAAVERARANLVASRANVTKARVEAENARKQAERSKALLDKQFIAQADVDTAEATAEAARAQVSAAEGQLAQAQAALSEAEVNLRYTTIVSPTDGIVISRSVDVGQTVAASLQAPTLFTIAEDLRKMQVNTSVAEADVGRLQDGMRATFTVDAWPGERFHGTIRQIRNAATTVQNVVTYDAIIDVDNPDLKLKPGMTANVTIVTAQKDAALAVPNAALRFKPALPEGAPPSGGAPATRSAHPPEDGGRTVFVLRPGHPGPVPASVRTGLTDGSFTEVTGEVGEGDAVVTGQAAGTATAGGASGAPPGAGGRMPMRRGPF; this is encoded by the coding sequence ATGAAGGTCGTGAGCGAAGCGCGGGGGGAGCTGGCCGTTGCGTCCCCCGAGGTGGCGGAGGAGGAAGGGCGCAAGCGCCGAATGCCGTGGTGGGGCTGGGCGCTCGCGGCGGTGGTCGTGGCGGGTGGCGCGTGGGTGGTGCGCGCCAGGAGCCAGCCGGAGGACGCCGCCGCCGCGTTCCAGACGGCGCGGGTGGAGCCCCGGCGAATCACCGCGAAGGTGACGGCCACCGGCACCCTGTCCGCGCTGGTGACGGTGCAGGTGGGCAGCCAGGTCTCCGGCCGCATCCTGGAGCTGAACGTCGACTTCAACTCGCCCGTGAAGAAGGGGCAGGTCATCGCGCGCATCGACCCGCAGCTGTTCCAGGCAGCGGTGGAGCGCGCCCGCGCGAACCTGGTGGCCTCGCGCGCCAACGTGACGAAGGCCCGCGTGGAGGCGGAGAACGCGCGCAAGCAGGCCGAGCGCTCCAAGGCGCTGCTCGACAAGCAGTTCATCGCCCAGGCGGACGTGGACACGGCGGAGGCCACGGCCGAGGCCGCGCGCGCGCAGGTGTCCGCCGCGGAGGGCCAGCTGGCCCAGGCCCAGGCCGCGCTGTCCGAGGCCGAGGTCAACCTGCGCTACACCACCATCGTCTCGCCCACCGACGGCATCGTGATTTCGCGCAGCGTGGACGTGGGCCAGACGGTGGCCGCGTCCCTCCAGGCGCCCACGCTGTTCACCATCGCGGAGGACCTGCGGAAGATGCAGGTGAACACCAGCGTGGCGGAGGCGGACGTGGGCCGGCTCCAGGACGGCATGCGCGCCACCTTCACCGTCGATGCGTGGCCCGGCGAGCGCTTCCACGGCACCATCCGGCAGATCCGCAACGCCGCCACCACGGTGCAGAACGTCGTCACCTACGACGCCATCATCGACGTGGACAACCCGGACCTGAAGCTCAAGCCGGGCATGACGGCCAACGTCACCATCGTCACCGCGCAGAAGGACGCCGCGCTCGCCGTGCCCAACGCGGCCCTGCGCTTCAAGCCCGCCCTGCCGGAGGGCGCGCCGCCGTCCGGAGGCGCTCCGGCGACGAGGTCCGCCCACCCGCCCGAGGACGGTGGCCGCACGGTGTTCGTGCTGCGTCCCGGACACCCGGGGCCCGTGCCCGCGAGCGTGCGCACCGGGCTGACGGACGGCAGCTTCACGGAGGTGACGGGCGAGGTGGGCGAGGGCGACGCCGTCGTCACCGGTCAGGCCGCGGGCACCGCGACGGCCGGGGGCGCGAGCGGCGCGCCTCCGGGCGCCGGGGGCCGCATGCCCATGCGGCGCGGGCCGTTCTAG
- a CDS encoding ABC transporter ATP-binding protein: protein MDTDNGAPPLVALRAVSKVYRTGDVEVRALRGVDLTVRAGELVSIMGTSGSGKSTLMNILGCLDKPSQGQYLLDGRDVSRLDRDALARVRNRTLGFVFQSFNLLARTTALENVELPLLYAGVASRERRERARDALQRVGLGARLEHHPKQLSGGQQQRVAIARALVGRPRLILADEPTGNLDSRTSVEVMALFQQLQREGLTLIIVTHEPDIAAYTGRVVVVRDGRIVSDKRQTPVPAVPPPEEELEALS, encoded by the coding sequence ATGGACACGGACAATGGCGCGCCGCCGCTCGTGGCGTTGCGCGCGGTGAGCAAGGTGTACCGGACGGGCGACGTGGAGGTGCGGGCCCTGCGCGGCGTGGACCTCACGGTGCGGGCCGGTGAGCTGGTCTCCATCATGGGGACCAGCGGCTCCGGCAAGTCCACGCTGATGAACATCCTGGGCTGCCTGGACAAGCCCTCGCAGGGGCAATACCTGCTGGACGGGCGGGACGTGTCGCGGCTGGACCGGGACGCGCTGGCCCGCGTGCGAAACCGCACCCTGGGCTTCGTCTTCCAGAGCTTCAACCTGCTGGCGCGCACCACCGCGCTGGAGAACGTGGAGCTGCCGCTGCTCTACGCGGGCGTGGCGTCGAGGGAGCGGCGCGAGCGCGCCCGGGACGCGCTCCAGCGCGTGGGCCTGGGAGCGCGGCTGGAGCACCACCCGAAGCAGCTCTCCGGCGGACAGCAGCAGCGCGTGGCCATCGCCCGCGCGCTGGTGGGGCGGCCCCGGCTCATCCTCGCGGACGAGCCCACCGGCAACCTGGACTCGCGCACCAGCGTGGAGGTGATGGCGCTGTTCCAGCAGCTCCAGCGCGAAGGGCTCACGCTCATCATCGTCACGCACGAGCCGGACATCGCCGCGTACACCGGGCGGGTGGTGGTGGTGCGCGACGGCCGCATCGTCTCCGACAAGCGCCAGACGCCCGTGCCGGCGGTGCCGCCGCCGGAAGAGGAGCTGGAGGCTCTGTCATGA